One Glutamicibacter mishrai genomic window carries:
- a CDS encoding ATP-dependent Clp protease ATP-binding subunit, translating into MFERFTDRARRVVVLAQEEARMLNHNYIGTEHLLLGLIHEGDGVAAKALESLNISLGAVREQVQEIIGKGQQAPSGHIPFTPRAKKVLELSLREALQLGHNYIGTEHILLGLIREGEGVAAQVLVKLGADLGRVRQQVIQLLSGYQGGKETAAAGVSSGGQQEGTPAGSAVLDQFGRNLTAAAREGKLDPVIGREHEMERVMQVLSRRTKNNPVLIGEPGVGKTAVVEGLAQSIVRGDVPETIKDKQLYTLDLGSLVAGSRYRGDFEERLKKVLKEIRTRGDIILFIDEIHTLVGAGAAEGAIDAASILKPMLARGELQTIGATTLDEYRKNIEKDAALERRFQPIQVKEPTVELTTQILRGLRDRYEAHHRVTITDGALQAAATLAHRYISDRFLPDKAVDLIDEAGARLRIQRMTAPPALKEMDEEIATVRLEKEAAIDAQDFEGAASLRDKESKLIEARNEKEKSWRNGDMDEVSEVTEELIAEVLANSTGIPVVKLTEEESSRLLNMEEELHKRVIGQDSAIKAISQAIRRTRAGLKDPNRPGGSFIFAGPTGVGKTELAKALAEFLFGEEDALITLDMSEYSEKHTVSRLFGAPPGYVGYEEGGQLTEKVRRRPFSVVLFDEVEKAHADLFNSLLQILEDGRLTDSQGRVVDFKNTIIIMTTNLGTRDISKGVMTGFQSAADTKTGYERMQAKVQEELRQHFRPEFLNRVDDTVVFPQLNQEEIEEIVDLFVGRLAKRLKEREMTIELTQAARSLLAQRGYDPAMGARPLRRTIQRDIEDQLSERILFGQIVAGQKVTVDVEGEGADQKFVFHAEGGQGQLEGEPAPAALEG; encoded by the coding sequence ATGTTTGAGAGATTTACCGACCGTGCCCGTCGAGTTGTCGTGCTCGCCCAAGAAGAGGCGCGCATGCTCAACCACAATTACATCGGCACCGAGCACCTGCTGCTCGGCCTAATCCACGAAGGTGACGGTGTAGCCGCAAAAGCGCTCGAGTCGCTGAATATTTCGCTGGGTGCCGTACGTGAGCAGGTTCAGGAGATTATCGGCAAGGGCCAGCAGGCGCCTTCCGGTCATATCCCGTTCACTCCTCGCGCCAAGAAAGTCTTGGAATTGTCGCTGCGCGAAGCATTGCAGCTGGGACATAACTACATTGGGACCGAGCACATCCTGCTCGGCCTGATCCGCGAAGGTGAAGGTGTAGCCGCACAGGTGCTCGTGAAGCTGGGCGCTGACCTCGGCCGCGTGCGCCAGCAGGTCATCCAGCTGCTCTCGGGCTACCAGGGTGGCAAGGAAACCGCCGCAGCTGGTGTCAGCTCGGGCGGCCAGCAGGAAGGCACCCCGGCAGGTTCGGCAGTGCTGGACCAGTTCGGCCGCAACCTCACCGCTGCTGCCCGCGAAGGCAAGCTTGATCCGGTGATCGGCCGCGAGCACGAGATGGAACGCGTCATGCAGGTCCTCTCGCGCCGTACCAAGAACAACCCTGTTCTCATCGGTGAACCTGGTGTTGGTAAGACCGCCGTCGTAGAGGGCCTGGCCCAGTCGATCGTTCGCGGTGACGTGCCGGAAACCATCAAGGACAAGCAGCTTTACACCTTGGACCTCGGTTCCCTGGTGGCAGGTTCGCGCTACCGCGGTGACTTCGAAGAGCGCCTGAAGAAGGTCCTCAAGGAGATCCGCACCCGTGGCGATATCATCCTGTTCATCGACGAGATCCACACCCTGGTGGGTGCAGGTGCCGCCGAGGGTGCTATCGATGCTGCATCGATCCTCAAGCCTATGTTGGCTCGTGGCGAACTGCAGACCATCGGTGCCACCACCTTGGACGAGTACCGCAAGAACATCGAGAAGGACGCTGCGCTCGAGCGCCGCTTCCAGCCGATCCAGGTCAAGGAGCCAACCGTCGAGCTGACCACGCAGATCCTGCGTGGCCTGCGTGACCGCTACGAGGCACACCACCGCGTGACCATCACCGATGGCGCGCTGCAGGCTGCCGCAACGCTGGCCCACCGCTACATCTCCGATCGCTTCCTGCCGGACAAGGCAGTGGACCTGATCGATGAAGCCGGCGCCCGCCTGCGCATCCAGCGCATGACCGCACCTCCTGCCCTGAAGGAAATGGACGAGGAGATCGCGACCGTACGCCTGGAGAAGGAAGCCGCGATCGACGCCCAGGACTTCGAAGGTGCAGCCTCGCTGCGCGACAAGGAGTCCAAGCTCATCGAGGCGCGCAACGAAAAGGAAAAGTCGTGGCGCAACGGTGACATGGATGAAGTATCCGAGGTCACCGAAGAACTCATCGCTGAAGTCCTGGCCAACTCCACCGGCATCCCGGTAGTGAAGCTGACCGAGGAAGAGTCCTCGCGTCTGCTGAACATGGAAGAGGAACTGCACAAGCGCGTTATCGGCCAGGATTCGGCTATCAAGGCCATTTCCCAGGCGATCCGCCGCACCCGTGCAGGCCTGAAGGATCCAAACCGCCCAGGCGGCTCGTTCATCTTCGCCGGCCCGACCGGTGTGGGTAAGACCGAGCTGGCCAAGGCGCTGGCAGAGTTCCTCTTCGGCGAAGAAGACGCGCTGATCACCCTGGACATGTCCGAATACTCGGAGAAGCACACCGTTTCCCGCCTGTTCGGCGCCCCTCCAGGCTACGTCGGCTACGAAGAAGGCGGACAGCTGACCGAAAAGGTCCGTCGTCGTCCATTCTCCGTAGTGCTCTTCGATGAGGTCGAGAAGGCCCACGCCGACTTGTTCAACTCGCTGCTGCAGATCCTGGAAGACGGCCGTTTGACCGACTCCCAGGGCCGCGTGGTGGACTTCAAGAACACCATCATCATCATGACCACCAACCTCGGTACCCGTGACATCTCCAAGGGTGTGATGACCGGCTTCCAGTCGGCCGCGGATACCAAGACCGGTTACGAGCGCATGCAGGCCAAGGTGCAGGAAGAGCTGCGTCAGCACTTCCGCCCAGAGTTCCTGAACCGTGTTGATGACACCGTGGTCTTCCCTCAGCTGAACCAGGAAGAGATCGAAGAGATCGTCGACCTGTTCGTTGGCCGCCTGGCCAAGCGCCTGAAGGAACGCGAGATGACCATCGAGCTGACCCAGGCTGCCCGCAGCCTGCTGGCACAGCGCGGCTACGACCCAGCTATGGGTGCTCGTCCGCTGCGCCGCACCATCCAGCGCGATATCGAAGATCAGCTTTCCGAGCGGATCCTGTTCGGCCAGATCGTCGCCGGACAGAAGGTCACCGTGGATGTCGAAGGCGAGGGAGCGGACCAGAAGTTCGTCTTCCACGCTGAAGGCGGCCAGGGCCAGCTGGAAGGCGAGCCTGCACCAGCAGCGCTGGAGGGCTAA
- a CDS encoding VOC family protein — protein sequence MTQISVQYIPVTVLDVDEALGFYRDGLGLEVVSDVANAGFRWVSLAVPGQPGLNLVLSAPGAGRSDADAQSLAELVAKGALGGLVLSVDALDPLFESLSASGAEVLQEPMDQPWGPRDCAFRDPSGNMVRINQAMKGQEK from the coding sequence ATGACACAGATTTCAGTTCAGTACATTCCAGTCACCGTCCTCGATGTTGATGAAGCCCTGGGCTTCTACCGGGACGGCCTGGGCCTAGAGGTAGTCTCCGATGTGGCCAATGCGGGATTCCGCTGGGTCAGTCTTGCGGTGCCCGGCCAGCCTGGGTTGAACCTGGTGCTGTCCGCTCCGGGTGCCGGACGTTCCGATGCCGATGCCCAGTCATTGGCAGAACTCGTGGCCAAGGGCGCCTTGGGCGGGCTGGTGCTCAGCGTTGATGCCCTTGATCCGCTGTTCGAATCGCTCAGCGCTTCGGGCGCGGAAGTGCTGCAGGAGCCCATGGATCAGCCGTGGGGACCCCGCGATTGCGCTTTCCGCGACCCGTCGGGCAACATGGTCCGAATCAACCAAGCGATGAAGGGGCAGGAAAAATGA
- a CDS encoding amino-acid N-acetyltransferase, whose translation MNTFTVRSAKTSDVPAIRDLVRPLAEQRILLDKEAVTYYESIQEFVVAQDAQGNVVGCGGLHVIWEDIAEIRTLATSDTVRGMGVGHLLLGELLRRAKAVGVSRVFCLTFEVAFFERQGFSVMADQSAVDPSVYQEILLSRDEGVAEFLDLARVKPNTLGNTRMIIALD comes from the coding sequence GTGAATACTTTTACCGTCCGCTCCGCCAAAACCAGTGATGTCCCGGCCATTCGCGATCTTGTGCGACCGTTGGCCGAACAACGCATCTTGCTGGATAAGGAAGCGGTCACCTACTACGAATCCATCCAGGAATTCGTTGTAGCCCAGGACGCCCAAGGGAATGTTGTCGGCTGCGGCGGCCTGCACGTGATCTGGGAAGATATCGCCGAAATCCGCACCCTCGCTACCTCCGATACGGTCCGCGGCATGGGAGTCGGGCACCTTTTGCTGGGCGAATTGCTGCGCCGCGCCAAGGCTGTTGGCGTATCCCGGGTCTTCTGCCTGACCTTCGAGGTCGCCTTCTTCGAACGCCAAGGCTTCAGCGTGATGGCCGACCAGAGCGCCGTGGACCCCTCGGTGTACCAGGAAATCCTGCTCTCAAGGGATGAAGGCGTGGCCGAATTCCTGGACCTGGCCCGGGTCAAGCCCAATACGCTGGGCAATACGCGCATGATCATCGCCCTGGACTAG
- the disA gene encoding DNA integrity scanning diadenylate cyclase DisA → MKANPSPGFLAILAQIAPGTELAQGIERIQRGRTGALIVLGHDKVVESISSGGFRINTDYTPTRIRELAKMDGAIILDGTARQILQAGVQLMPDAQIDTQESGTRHRTAERVAAQTGFPTISVSQSMQTITLYAAGERHVLEPAERLLARGNQAIATLERYRHRLDQVTSALSAAEIEDVATAREVLAVLQRTEMLRRTSEEISRYVLELGMDGRLLAAQHAELLSGIQVDNQLLMRDYAQAEGQELDIDIALERLHEVSDAQLIDLEPLTKILFPQGTIGHDDQLTPKGYRLLSQIRTVPKAIGDRLVASFDNLQLLMAASTTALMEIEGVGEQRARSIREGLARMAESSLLDRYI, encoded by the coding sequence TTGAAAGCGAACCCATCCCCCGGATTCCTGGCCATTCTGGCCCAGATCGCCCCGGGGACCGAACTTGCCCAGGGGATCGAGCGCATCCAGCGCGGCCGCACCGGCGCCCTGATCGTTCTGGGACATGACAAGGTGGTTGAATCCATCAGCTCCGGCGGCTTCAGGATCAACACCGACTACACGCCCACCCGCATCCGCGAACTGGCGAAGATGGACGGGGCGATCATCCTGGACGGCACCGCCCGCCAGATCCTCCAGGCCGGGGTGCAGCTGATGCCCGACGCGCAGATCGACACCCAGGAATCCGGCACCCGCCACCGCACGGCCGAACGTGTTGCCGCGCAGACCGGCTTCCCGACCATCTCGGTCTCCCAGTCCATGCAGACCATTACGCTCTACGCCGCCGGCGAGCGCCACGTGCTCGAGCCGGCCGAACGGCTGCTGGCCCGAGGCAACCAGGCCATCGCCACCCTGGAACGCTACCGCCACCGCCTGGACCAGGTCACCAGCGCCCTGTCCGCGGCGGAGATCGAGGATGTGGCTACCGCCCGCGAGGTCCTGGCAGTCTTGCAGCGCACCGAAATGCTGCGCCGTACCAGCGAGGAAATTTCCCGCTACGTACTGGAGCTGGGCATGGATGGGCGATTGCTGGCCGCGCAACATGCGGAATTGCTCTCCGGGATCCAGGTCGATAACCAGCTGCTGATGCGCGACTATGCGCAGGCCGAGGGCCAGGAGCTGGATATCGATATCGCCCTGGAGCGGCTGCATGAAGTCTCCGATGCGCAGCTGATCGACCTTGAGCCGCTGACCAAGATCCTGTTCCCGCAGGGCACCATCGGGCACGATGACCAGCTCACGCCCAAGGGCTACCGCCTGCTCTCGCAGATCCGCACGGTTCCCAAGGCCATTGGCGACCGGCTGGTGGCATCCTTTGATAATTTGCAGCTATTGATGGCGGCCTCGACGACCGCGTTGATGGAGATCGAAGGGGTGGGCGAACAGCGTGCCCGTTCCATCCGCGAAGGCCTGGCCCGCATGGCCGAGTCCTCGCTGCTGGACCGCTACATCTAG
- a CDS encoding helix-turn-helix domain-containing protein yields MDTQALKVLAHLRRAKDLIDRHYGQPLDVPAMASKALMSPAHFSREFKRAYGETPYSYLLTRRIERAMQLLRSGASVTDACMQVGWSSLGSFSTRFTEVVGETPTAYREREHEDSEQIPACIAKVLLRPSRF; encoded by the coding sequence ATGGATACCCAGGCGCTTAAGGTCCTGGCGCATCTGCGCAGGGCCAAGGATCTGATCGATCGGCACTATGGCCAGCCGCTGGATGTCCCGGCGATGGCCAGCAAGGCGCTGATGTCCCCCGCCCATTTTTCGCGCGAATTCAAGCGTGCTTACGGGGAGACGCCGTACTCCTATCTGCTGACGCGCCGCATCGAGCGGGCCATGCAACTTTTGCGTTCCGGGGCCTCGGTCACCGATGCCTGCATGCAGGTTGGCTGGAGTTCCCTGGGCTCGTTCAGCACCCGCTTCACCGAGGTGGTGGGCGAGACGCCAACCGCCTATCGGGAGCGCGAACATGAGGATTCGGAGCAGATCCCGGCGTGCATCGCCAAGGTCTTATTGCGCCCCTCGAGATTCTGA
- the radA gene encoding DNA repair protein RadA, with translation MAKTSTRSKSSPTFKCSECGWTTIKWVGRCGECQAWGTVEEVGVVSARTVAAAKVAHPAKPIAQIDGSEAAFRPSGVSELDRVLGGGLVPAAAILLAGEPGVGKSTLLLDVAAKAAQTGLRVLYLTGEESAAQVKSRAERINAIADTLYLAAETDLALALGQIQEIDPQLLILDSVQTFSSAEVDGAAGGVSQVREVAASIINAAKTRAMSTIMVGHVTKEGSVAGPRLLEHLVDVVCQFDGEKHSRLRILRALKNRYGATDEVGCFDLNEDGIESLTDPSKLFVTRTRNPVPGTCITVTLEGRRPLVAEVQTLLSRSNAPAARRATSGLDSARAQMVVAVLQARAHMDLSSMDSYIATVGGVKIAEPASDLACALALASSMNEFPLPQDFVAFGEVGLAGEVRQVPEISRRITEAQRLGFSFAMAPATPEPLKNIPDGIRVFQVENIAQALDIAFTQRQKPTR, from the coding sequence ATGGCCAAAACCTCCACACGCAGCAAGTCTTCGCCGACATTCAAATGTTCTGAATGCGGCTGGACCACCATCAAATGGGTGGGACGCTGCGGCGAATGCCAGGCCTGGGGCACCGTTGAAGAGGTAGGGGTCGTCTCCGCGCGCACCGTGGCCGCTGCCAAGGTGGCCCATCCAGCCAAGCCGATCGCCCAGATCGACGGCTCGGAAGCGGCCTTCAGGCCTAGCGGAGTCTCCGAATTGGACCGCGTGCTCGGTGGCGGATTGGTTCCGGCCGCAGCCATCCTGCTGGCGGGCGAACCGGGCGTCGGAAAGTCCACGCTGCTATTGGATGTGGCCGCCAAGGCCGCGCAGACCGGGCTTCGGGTGCTCTACCTGACCGGTGAGGAATCCGCCGCCCAGGTCAAATCCCGGGCCGAACGCATCAACGCGATCGCCGACACCCTGTATCTGGCAGCCGAAACCGACCTGGCACTGGCCCTGGGCCAAATCCAGGAGATCGACCCGCAGCTGCTGATCCTGGACTCGGTGCAGACCTTCTCCTCGGCCGAAGTTGATGGGGCCGCCGGCGGCGTCTCGCAGGTGCGCGAGGTGGCCGCCTCGATCATCAACGCCGCCAAGACCCGGGCGATGTCCACCATCATGGTCGGGCATGTGACCAAGGAAGGCTCGGTCGCGGGCCCCCGCCTGCTGGAGCACCTGGTGGATGTGGTCTGCCAGTTCGACGGCGAAAAGCATTCGCGGCTGCGCATTCTGCGCGCGCTGAAAAACCGCTACGGGGCCACCGATGAGGTAGGCTGCTTCGATCTGAATGAAGACGGCATCGAATCATTGACCGACCCGTCCAAGCTCTTTGTCACCCGCACCCGCAATCCGGTGCCGGGAACCTGCATCACCGTGACCCTGGAGGGCCGGCGCCCGCTGGTCGCCGAGGTGCAGACCCTGCTCTCGCGCAGCAACGCCCCGGCGGCCCGGCGCGCCACCAGCGGATTGGATTCGGCCCGCGCGCAGATGGTGGTCGCGGTCCTGCAGGCCCGCGCCCATATGGACCTGTCCTCCATGGATTCCTACATCGCCACCGTCGGCGGGGTGAAAATCGCCGAACCCGCCTCCGACCTGGCCTGCGCGCTGGCGCTGGCCTCCTCGATGAACGAGTTCCCGCTGCCCCAGGATTTTGTGGCCTTCGGCGAGGTCGGATTGGCCGGCGAGGTGCGGCAGGTGCCGGAGATCTCGCGGCGCATCACCGAAGCGCAGCGCCTGGGCTTCTCCTTCGCAATGGCTCCGGCCACCCCGGAACCGCTGAAGAACATCCCGGACGGGATCCGCGTATTCCAGGTGGAGAACATCGCCCAGGCCTTGGATATCGCCTTCACCCAGCGGCAGAAGCCAACACGATAA
- a CDS encoding iron chaperone: MSQADQEGFSAAEKAAMKERAAEVRAPKKRMTKAEKAAQARKELEEKIASFQGTDKVLAEKLHQIITETAPELEPKTWYGMPAYALDGKILCFIQDAKKFDTRYLTFGFNDVAQLDEGTLWPTSFAITALDKKHEQMIAQLVAKAVGR, translated from the coding sequence ATGAGCCAGGCAGATCAGGAAGGTTTCTCGGCCGCCGAAAAAGCGGCGATGAAGGAACGCGCGGCGGAGGTGCGTGCACCGAAGAAGCGCATGACCAAGGCCGAAAAGGCCGCCCAGGCGCGCAAGGAGCTCGAAGAGAAGATCGCTTCCTTCCAAGGCACCGACAAGGTGCTCGCCGAAAAGCTGCATCAGATCATCACCGAGACCGCGCCGGAATTGGAGCCCAAGACCTGGTACGGCATGCCGGCCTACGCCCTGGATGGCAAGATCCTTTGCTTTATCCAGGACGCCAAGAAGTTCGACACCCGTTATCTGACCTTCGGATTCAACGATGTGGCGCAGCTTGATGAGGGGACGCTCTGGCCAACCTCGTTTGCGATCACCGCGTTGGATAAGAAGCATGAGCAAATGATCGCGCAGCTGGTCGCCAAGGCCGTGGGGCGCTAG
- a CDS encoding DUF1206 domain-containing protein has product MNASVDPAAAAHQAARHPWFERLARLGYIANGILHATMGVLAAVLATGGHAQADQSGAMRALSAQPFGVVLLWICAIGALLLGLWSLAQLLLPEKEAKDRLKFAGTGVVFLAVGFAFGRFAVGNPSDSGQSATSLSGVLMKSLAGRAALIILGLVLLGMAGYYIYKGVSRKFLDDLHRSSSSEISSAIRYSGMIGYPAKGLVLGALGLLFIVATIQGDPEEASGIDGALKAIRDQAYGSVLLVAIAAGLLSYALYLVLRARYDRMD; this is encoded by the coding sequence ATGAACGCTTCCGTTGATCCGGCCGCTGCCGCCCATCAGGCCGCACGGCACCCGTGGTTTGAACGCCTGGCCCGGCTCGGTTATATCGCCAATGGCATTTTGCACGCCACCATGGGGGTTCTTGCCGCGGTGCTCGCCACCGGCGGGCATGCGCAGGCCGACCAGAGCGGGGCGATGCGGGCGCTGTCGGCGCAGCCCTTTGGCGTGGTGCTGCTGTGGATCTGCGCCATCGGCGCGCTATTGCTCGGGTTGTGGTCGCTGGCGCAGCTGCTGCTGCCCGAGAAGGAGGCCAAGGATCGGCTCAAGTTCGCGGGCACCGGCGTGGTGTTCCTGGCCGTGGGCTTCGCCTTCGGCCGTTTTGCCGTGGGCAATCCCAGCGATTCTGGCCAGAGCGCCACGAGCCTGAGCGGCGTGCTGATGAAGTCCTTGGCGGGGCGGGCCGCACTGATCATCCTGGGCCTGGTGCTGCTGGGGATGGCCGGGTATTACATCTACAAGGGAGTGAGCCGGAAGTTCCTTGATGACCTCCACCGTTCGAGCAGCAGCGAAATCTCCTCGGCGATCCGCTATTCCGGGATGATCGGCTATCCGGCCAAGGGGCTGGTGCTCGGGGCGCTGGGGCTCTTGTTCATCGTGGCCACCATCCAGGGCGATCCCGAAGAGGCCAGCGGCATCGATGGCGCGCTCAAGGCCATCCGCGACCAGGCCTACGGTTCGGTGTTGCTGGTGGCGATTGCCGCGGGCCTGCTCAGCTATGCGCTGTATCTGGTCTTGCGTGCCCGCTATGACCGGATGGACTAG
- a CDS encoding A/G-specific adenine glycosylase, translating into MQQIHHLINDWYQKNSRDLPWRREGVGGWEVMVSEFMLQQTPVVRVLPVWEQWMRRWPRPQDLAAEPLSEALKAWGRLGYPRRAQRLHAAAVEITTEYNGEVPRTEEALRALPGVGDYTAAAIACFAFGERTVVVDTNIRRVHARLFGGMALPEPSPRASEFARARQVQPEDDGQANLWNVSVMELGALVCTARSPRCDACPVFEQCAWIAAGQPAPHYTPRGQAWKGTDRQVRGAIMAVLREHEHPVPQASFLADLAGQSHATYVALEKLQAESAQRERALAGLLKDGLAVLEDDGVRLPS; encoded by the coding sequence GTGCAACAAATCCATCACCTCATCAATGACTGGTACCAGAAGAATTCCCGGGACCTGCCCTGGCGCCGCGAGGGCGTGGGCGGCTGGGAGGTCATGGTCAGCGAATTCATGCTCCAGCAGACCCCCGTGGTGCGCGTTCTGCCGGTGTGGGAACAGTGGATGCGCCGTTGGCCGCGGCCTCAGGACCTGGCCGCCGAGCCGCTCTCCGAAGCGCTGAAGGCCTGGGGCCGCTTGGGCTACCCGCGCCGGGCGCAGCGGCTGCATGCCGCGGCAGTGGAAATCACCACCGAATACAACGGCGAGGTGCCGCGCACAGAAGAGGCACTGCGGGCCTTGCCGGGAGTGGGCGACTATACAGCCGCGGCCATTGCCTGTTTTGCCTTCGGCGAGCGCACCGTGGTGGTGGATACCAATATCCGGCGGGTGCACGCCAGGCTCTTTGGCGGCATGGCCCTGCCCGAGCCAAGCCCGCGCGCCAGCGAATTCGCGCGCGCCCGGCAGGTGCAGCCCGAGGATGATGGCCAGGCGAATTTGTGGAATGTCTCGGTGATGGAGCTCGGCGCGCTGGTATGCACCGCACGCAGCCCGCGGTGCGATGCCTGCCCGGTCTTCGAGCAGTGCGCGTGGATCGCCGCCGGCCAGCCGGCCCCGCATTACACCCCGAGGGGCCAGGCCTGGAAAGGCACCGACCGCCAGGTGCGCGGCGCGATCATGGCGGTCCTGCGCGAACATGAGCATCCGGTTCCGCAAGCTTCCTTCCTGGCCGATCTTGCCGGGCAGAGCCACGCCACCTATGTGGCGCTGGAAAAGCTGCAGGCTGAATCCGCGCAGCGCGAGCGGGCCCTGGCCGGCTTGCTCAAGGACGGGCTGGCGGTGCTCGAGGATGACGGCGTGCGCCTGCCTTCCTAG
- a CDS encoding MFS transporter: MSVKEARPGFGLLAILLAAVGIAPLLNYGLSATSDLVIRDLGITESQFGLLATVCFGCAAIGNVVFGKFSNAQPDSRLVLIIFGTAAAAMALAAVDAGYVLLLVASGIAGFAQSFPNGVTNRILAQRVPAAQRITWTGIKQSGVQVSQLVGSLGFPLLAAFIGWQGASLAGAVLAAGLAILAVRIIKATPVLATPAPSKSKQSGTDSGEPVASAAASTRFIIYALSLFGFINGVGVQATNVYLALFAVRELDFSLVAGGLTAAVAGIVGVSARVGWGRMMSRGIAAPKLLLLLAVLATCGGASFLLAQQLHSPILLWLAVALHGASALGVSVVLMAALLRVVPANRLGSSSGLVSAGQFGGFTVGPLAMGLLVGSAGGFTAGWICVIGVYLCCTVLGIFLVLRSSRSR; encoded by the coding sequence ATGTCAGTCAAAGAAGCACGCCCCGGATTCGGGCTGCTGGCCATCCTCCTGGCGGCTGTTGGCATCGCGCCGCTGCTGAACTACGGGCTGAGCGCCACCAGCGATTTGGTGATCCGGGACCTGGGCATCACCGAATCGCAATTCGGGCTCTTGGCCACGGTGTGCTTCGGCTGCGCGGCCATCGGCAATGTGGTGTTCGGGAAGTTCTCCAATGCGCAGCCCGACTCCCGGCTGGTGCTGATCATATTCGGAACCGCGGCGGCCGCCATGGCACTGGCCGCGGTGGATGCCGGATATGTGCTGCTGCTGGTGGCCTCCGGGATCGCCGGCTTTGCCCAGTCCTTCCCCAATGGGGTGACCAACCGGATCCTTGCCCAACGGGTTCCGGCCGCCCAGCGTATTACCTGGACCGGCATCAAGCAGTCCGGGGTCCAGGTCTCGCAGCTGGTCGGCAGCCTTGGCTTCCCGCTGCTGGCTGCCTTTATCGGCTGGCAGGGCGCTTCCCTGGCCGGGGCGGTGCTGGCCGCGGGCCTGGCCATCCTTGCAGTGCGCATCATCAAAGCCACCCCGGTGCTTGCCACACCGGCGCCAAGCAAGAGCAAGCAGAGCGGGACGGATAGCGGCGAGCCGGTGGCCAGCGCGGCCGCTTCCACCCGGTTCATCATCTACGCGCTGAGCTTGTTCGGATTCATCAACGGCGTGGGCGTGCAGGCCACGAATGTGTACCTGGCGCTCTTTGCGGTGCGCGAATTGGACTTCTCGCTGGTTGCCGGCGGGCTGACCGCGGCAGTTGCCGGAATCGTCGGGGTCAGCGCCCGAGTCGGCTGGGGCCGAATGATGTCGCGGGGAATTGCCGCGCCGAAGCTCCTGCTATTGCTGGCGGTGCTGGCCACCTGTGGCGGGGCGAGTTTCCTGCTGGCCCAGCAGTTGCACTCCCCGATCCTGCTCTGGCTTGCGGTCGCGCTGCATGGCGCCTCGGCCTTGGGAGTATCCGTGGTGCTGATGGCGGCGCTGCTTAGAGTGGTCCCGGCGAATCGCTTGGGCAGCTCCAGCGGACTGGTCTCTGCCGGCCAGTTTGGCGGCTTCACCGTGGGGCCGCTGGCCATGGGCCTGCTCGTAGGATCCGCTGGAGGCTTCACCGCGGGCTGGATCTGCGTTATCGGCGTGTACCTGTGCTGCACGGTGCTGGGAATCTTCCTGGTCCTGCGTTCATCTCGGAGCCGGTAG